Below is a window of Myxococcales bacterium DNA.
CGTCGGAGGTCTGCCACCGGGCCGGGCTCGATCCGCGCCGCCCCGCCGGTTCGCTCACGCCGGCGGAAATCAAACGGCTGCATCGAATCACCCGGGAGGTTTTCACCGAAGCCATCCGCCTGGGCGGCACGACCATCAGCGATTTCAACGACTGCGACGGCGAATGCGGCGGCTATCAGCACCGGTTGCGGGTCTACGAACGCGAGGGAGAACGCTGTCGCCGGCGCGGCTGCGGGGGAACGATCTGTCGTCTCGTCCAGGCCGGCCGTAGCACCTACTATTGCCCAACCTGCCAGCGCTGACGCGAAGAGCTTATTTCAGGTCCAGCCGGTTGACCGCGATCATGTCGTCGAGAATCGGCTTGGCGCGGTCGGCGGTCGGGCCGAGCGGATTGGTGAAAATGGCCTTGAGGGCGTAGGCGTAGCTGCGATGCAGCGCGGCCTTGATGGTCAGGATCTCGTACATCTTCGCCTGGAACAGGAGCGCCAGCATCGATTCGTCGGGCTCGCCGGCCGACCGGGGCCGGGCGCCGTCGCGGCCGATCGTGCAATTGGTTTCCACCACGAAACGGTCGGGCAAGCCGGGAATCGCTCCCTGGTTGCGGACGTTCACCGCATGGACGATGCCCAGGTCGTTGACCAGGGCGTCGATGACGTCGATGGCGATTTTCGAATAATAAGCGCCGCCGCGCAGATTCAACTCCTCCGGCTTGGTGAACAAATCGGGGTCACGGTACTTGGCCAGCAGGGTTTCCTCGACTGCCATGACTTCCTGCGCGCGCGTTTTCGGTTTGGCCTGCAACAGCGCCAGCACGCGTTCGGTGTTGTAATAGTAGCGGTTGTAATACAGCGGCACCGCTTGCAGCGCTTCGATCAGTTCGGGCTTGAAGTCGACGTCCGGGATGTTTTTCGGACCTTCTTCGCTGGCCAGATAATGCAACAACCGGGCGGTGACATCCTCGCCGTTGACCGTCACCCGGCGCACCCAACCCAGGTGATTGAGGCCGATCACGTCCATGTCCACCGCCTCGTCCGGCACCCGCAGGTGTTTGGCGACGGTCATCTTCATGTCGATCGGCACGTTGCACAGGCCGACGGCCTTCTCGCGGCCGGCGAAATTCAGAATGGCTTCGGTCACCAGGCCCGACGGGTTGGTGAAATTGATCAGCCAGGCGTTCGGACAATAGCGGTCCATGTCCTCGCAGATCGAAAAAATCACCGGCAGGGTACGCAGCGCCTTGGCCATGCCGCCGATTCCCGTGGTCTCCTGCCCGATCAGGCCGTGGCGCAGGCCGAGCAATTCGTCCTGGTAGCGGGCCGGCTGCTTGCCGACGCGGAATTGGGTGCTGACGAACGCCGCGCCGTCGAGGGCGGCCCGGCGGTCGGTGGTCAGGCTGACGCGGAACGGCCGGCCGGCATGTTCCACCATGCGCTGGGCGAAAGTGCCGACGACGCTCAGCCGCTCTTCGTCGATGTCCATCAGGGCCAGTTCGGTCAGACCGAGCTTTTTCGCCCGCGCGATAAAGCCGTCGACCAATTCCGGCGTGTAAGTGCTGCCACCGCCGATTACCGCGATTTTCACTGCATCGCCTCCGTTTTACCAAGCCCGCGATCAGGCGCGCACTATAAAATTTTGAGCGCCCCCGGGCAAGGCGGTGAAAATTTCGCCCGCGAATCCCAGTCGTAACGGACATCGCAACCTGGAAAATCGGACCATTTGAGACCTGATCCAAAATAGTATTGATAACTAATTTTTCTTGCTCCGACCCATTCACTGATTATATTCTGAACCAATGCAACCGCTGAAAATTTGGCTCGCATCATAAAAATGTAATAACTATTAAATAGCCCCTCTGGCGACCGAAAGGATCAAAACAACCATGAGCGATAAGTATACTTTTCCCTTGGCTTGTTTTTTACTCATCGAACTCCTGTTGCTGCTGTTTCCGTGTGAATCCACGGCCCGTCCGGAATTTTCCGCCCTGCAAAACAGCCCTTGCTGGAAATGCCATGTCAACCCGCTTGGCGGCGGCGAGCGCAACGCGACCGGATTCTTCGCCGGCAAAAACCTGGGGCTGGAATCGACGACCGAATACCTCAACGCGAAATTCAAGGATTTCGGCGATTTCGACCCGATGATCGCCGACAAAATCCAATTGGGCGCCGATGTCCGTGTGCTTTGGGACTATCTCGTCTATCACAACAACGATCTGCCGGAGAATTTGAAGCAGGGCGAAAACTCCACTTTCCAATTCATGCAAGGGCAATTTTACCTCGACGCGCAGGTGCTGCCGGTTTTTCAGGCCGTCGGCGGCTACGATGTCGCCAACAACACGTACGAAGCCTACGGTTTGTTCGATCATCTGCCGGCCGGGATCTATGCCAAGATCGGCCGGTTCATCCTGCCCTTCGGCCTGCGTCTGGACGATCATACCGTTTATACGCGCAGCGCCATGGGCTTCGGCCCGCTCAGTCAAGACACCGGCATCGAGGCCGGTATCCGGCCCGGTCCGTTTT
It encodes the following:
- a CDS encoding 6-phospho-beta-glucosidase produces the protein MKIAVIGGGSTYTPELVDGFIARAKKLGLTELALMDIDEERLSVVGTFAQRMVEHAGRPFRVSLTTDRRAALDGAAFVSTQFRVGKQPARYQDELLGLRHGLIGQETTGIGGMAKALRTLPVIFSICEDMDRYCPNAWLINFTNPSGLVTEAILNFAGREKAVGLCNVPIDMKMTVAKHLRVPDEAVDMDVIGLNHLGWVRRVTVNGEDVTARLLHYLASEEGPKNIPDVDFKPELIEALQAVPLYYNRYYYNTERVLALLQAKPKTRAQEVMAVEETLLAKYRDPDLFTKPEELNLRGGAYYSKIAIDVIDALVNDLGIVHAVNVRNQGAIPGLPDRFVVETNCTIGRDGARPRSAGEPDESMLALLFQAKMYEILTIKAALHRSYAYALKAIFTNPLGPTADRAKPILDDMIAVNRLDLK